A stretch of Triticum aestivum cultivar Chinese Spring chromosome 1D, IWGSC CS RefSeq v2.1, whole genome shotgun sequence DNA encodes these proteins:
- the LOC123181207 gene encoding membrane steroid-binding protein 1 — MAVAELWETLKQAILAYTGLSPTAFFTAVAVAAALYHVVSGIFAPPPPPRQRPLEEPEAEPLPPPVQLGEVDEEELRQYDGSDPKKPLLMAIKGQIYDVTQSRMFYGPGGPYALFAGKDASRALAKMSFEPQDLNGDTSGLGPFELDALQDWEYKFMSKYVKVGTIKKAAPAEDGTTSTSPETNETVTAEAETEKAPATEHKPREVSSEEVKEKEATADAVSAES, encoded by the exons atggcggtggcggagctctGGGAGACGCTGAAGCAGGCGATCTTAGCGTACACGGGGCTGTCCCCGACGGCCTTCTTCACCGCCGTGGCGGTCGCCGCCGCGCTGTACCACGTCGTGTCGGGGAtctttgcgccgccgccgcctccccggcaGCGGCCGCTCGAGGAGCCCGAGGCGGAGCCGCTCCCGCCGCCCGTGCAGCTGGGCGAGGTCGACGAGGAGGAGCTCCGGCAGTACGACGGGTCCGACCCCAAGAAACCCCTCCTCATGGCCATCAAGGGTCAGATCTATGACGTCACGCAGAGCAG AATGTTCTACGGACCTGGTGGACCTTATGCCCTATTCGCTGGCAAAGACGCCAGCAGAGCTCTAGCCAAGATGTCTTTCGAGCCCCAGGACCTGAACGGTGATACCTCTGGCCTCGGGCCGTTTGAGCTCGACGCCCTGCAAGACTGGGAATACAAGTTCATGAGCAAATATGTGAAGGTCGGCACCATCAAGAAGGCAGCTCCCGCAGAAGACGGCACCACAAGCACATCCCCAGAAACAAATGAAACAGTCACCGCCGAGGCAGAGACCGAGAAGGCACCCGCCACGGAGCACAAGCCGAGGGAGGTGAGCTCGGAGGAGGTAAAAGAGAAGGAAGCCACAGCCGACGCAGTCAGCGCCGAGAGCTAG